A single Corynebacterium stationis DNA region contains:
- a CDS encoding PACE efflux transporter, whose product MSATTRRIVYVIVYELVGILAVTFGLSALGFGGGQSGAVAIASSTVAVTWNFIWTSMFEAWERRQESQTRTVKHRIVHAIGFEGGLTCFLIPVVAWVLKVSLLEAFFLQASILVFFLIYTFVFMWVFDKIWPPYTNVVESTTPVNK is encoded by the coding sequence TTGTCAGCAACTACGCGCCGCATCGTCTATGTCATCGTCTATGAGCTAGTGGGAATCCTCGCTGTAACCTTTGGATTATCCGCACTGGGATTTGGCGGTGGGCAATCAGGTGCTGTTGCCATTGCTTCATCTACGGTGGCAGTGACGTGGAACTTCATCTGGACGTCGATGTTTGAAGCGTGGGAGCGCCGCCAAGAATCTCAAACCCGCACGGTCAAGCACCGCATTGTCCACGCTATTGGTTTTGAAGGCGGGTTAACGTGCTTTCTCATCCCAGTTGTTGCCTGGGTTCTTAAAGTCTCTTTACTGGAAGCTTTCTTCCTACAAGCCAGCATCTTGGTCTTCTTCCTCATCTACACTTTCGTGTTCATGTGGGTCTTCGACAAGATCTGGCCGCCCTACACAAACGTGGTTGAATCCACTACCCCGGTAAATAAGTAA
- a CDS encoding MepB family protein: MKFRGFEDYAHEHGIDAEVLPEEQNSDYESGVATIEDAKWHIRTARNTPTKPGAFVAFWCRDKDGTTAPFKADEVISGLLVFVEQNGQRGVFRFTAEHLEALGITTGKHSGKRGFRVYPSWETNLNKQATATQRAQSPAFQEY, from the coding sequence ATGAAGTTTCGCGGGTTCGAAGACTACGCACATGAACATGGCATAGACGCCGAGGTGCTCCCCGAAGAGCAAAACAGTGACTATGAATCCGGTGTTGCGACAATTGAAGACGCGAAATGGCACATTCGTACCGCGCGGAATACCCCGACCAAACCGGGAGCGTTCGTTGCTTTCTGGTGCCGAGATAAAGACGGCACAACGGCACCCTTCAAAGCTGATGAAGTTATCAGCGGGCTGCTTGTATTTGTGGAGCAGAACGGGCAGCGGGGAGTATTCCGATTTACCGCTGAGCATTTGGAAGCGCTTGGTATTACAACAGGGAAGCACTCCGGGAAGCGCGGGTTTCGGGTGTATCCAAGCTGGGAAACGAACTTAAATAAGCAGGCCACAGCAACGCAGCGTGCCCAAAGTCCAGCGTTCCAAGAATACTGA
- a CDS encoding DedA family protein, producing MVDTLTMWIEFLMSTAWVYPVIGALIFGDSFIPVLPSEIPLNLVGAWSGARGEPNIGLMFIVAVMCAVVGDNLCFLLGTRLMPYVNRIRRGSKAYGALVWVKRNMRRNAGAAIIIARFIPSARLLLTILLGSVRFPWPMFFIFDTLGVILWAAQALAIGYLGGVIFSGSPLFAMLLSVVLATVLGFLVQRTQNKIMDALDVRRGYAEAHN from the coding sequence GTGGTTGACACCCTCACGATGTGGATTGAATTTCTCATGTCCACTGCTTGGGTTTATCCCGTCATCGGCGCTTTAATCTTCGGCGATAGCTTTATCCCCGTTTTGCCTTCAGAAATTCCGCTGAATCTCGTCGGTGCTTGGTCCGGTGCGCGCGGGGAACCAAATATTGGTTTGATGTTTATCGTCGCGGTGATGTGCGCCGTGGTTGGTGACAACCTCTGTTTCCTCTTAGGCACGCGTTTGATGCCTTATGTCAACCGCATTCGTCGCGGCTCCAAGGCCTATGGTGCCTTAGTGTGGGTCAAGCGCAATATGCGCAGAAACGCCGGCGCGGCCATTATCATCGCCCGCTTTATCCCGTCTGCCCGCCTGCTGCTGACCATTTTGCTGGGCTCCGTACGTTTTCCGTGGCCAATGTTTTTCATCTTCGACACCCTCGGCGTAATCCTGTGGGCTGCGCAAGCACTGGCCATTGGTTATCTCGGCGGCGTCATTTTCTCTGGCAGCCCACTATTTGCGATGCTCTTGTCAGTCGTTCTCGCTACCGTCTTAGGCTTTTTGGTTCAACGCACGCAAAATAAGATCATGGACGCTTTGGACGTGCGCCGCGGTTACGCCGAAGCCCATAATTAA
- the topA gene encoding type I DNA topoisomerase, giving the protein MAEPSGKTLVIVESGTKAKKIQPYLGDNYIVEASVGHIRDLPRGAADVPAKFKKEAWARLGVNPEDDFTPLYVISPDKKKKVADLKAKLKECDQLYLATDPDREGEAIAWHLLEVLKPKVPVRRMVFNEITKSAILEAAENTRELDEDLIDAQETRRILDRLYGYEVSPVLWKKVMPRLSAGRVQSVATRVIVERERERMAFVSAEYWDLSADLAAKNSDASNPAPFKARLSSVDGQRVAQGRDFGDDGKLTTNEVVVLDQKRAQALADGLDNAAMHVASVEHKPYTRKPYAPFMTSTLQQEAGRRLHFTSERTMRIAQRLYENGHITYMRTDSTSLSQQGLTAARDAAVSNFGKEYAASSARRYDRKVKNSQEAHEAIRPAGETFATPGQLSGQLDAEEFKLYELIWKRTVASQMEDAKGQSMKLTVAGEASTGESVEFSATGRTITFPGFLKAYEDQASAKNEDENRLPQLEQGDDLDVAEVTVDGHSTNPPARYTEASLVKKMEDLGIGRPSTYASIIKTIQDRGYVVSRGNALVPSWVAFAVVGLLESHFTELVDFDFTSSMEDELDAIASGNEDRTRWLNGFYFGDAEKGAEDADIKAASIARHGGLKSLVDVNLENIDARKVNSIRLYTDAEGRDVFVRVGRYGPYIERQVGVNAEGEPEYQRANLSETTTPDELNEQLAEKLFATPQGGRELGENPANGRTIVAKEGRFGPYVTEIVRDDERAKAEAEAEKVVAEERAAEDKQRKEDGMRAKNWETKTAAKQKEKRINEYVDEKLKPGTASLFSSMEPSQVTLEDALQLLSLPREVGVDPADNEVITAQNGRYGPYLKKGTDSRSLANEEQIFTITLDEARRIYAEPKRRGRQAAQPPLKQLGDNDVSGKPMSVKDGRFGPYVTDGTTNASLRKGDSPETLTDQRANELLSERRAKQAADGGGATKKTTKKTAAKKTTAKKSAAKKSMAKKSTAKKTAAKKPSPGTKNVVKAGSRRK; this is encoded by the coding sequence GTGGCAGAGCCATCAGGCAAGACATTAGTCATCGTGGAGTCAGGTACGAAGGCGAAGAAGATTCAGCCATACCTAGGTGACAACTACATCGTTGAGGCCTCAGTAGGCCATATTCGCGACTTGCCTCGTGGTGCTGCTGACGTTCCTGCGAAGTTTAAGAAGGAAGCTTGGGCGCGCTTAGGCGTCAACCCCGAAGACGACTTTACTCCGCTCTATGTCATTAGCCCGGATAAGAAAAAGAAGGTCGCTGACCTTAAAGCCAAGCTCAAAGAGTGCGACCAGCTTTATCTGGCAACAGACCCGGACCGCGAAGGCGAAGCCATCGCCTGGCACTTGCTGGAGGTTTTAAAGCCTAAGGTTCCGGTGCGCCGCATGGTCTTTAATGAGATCACCAAGTCGGCCATTTTGGAAGCTGCGGAAAATACTCGTGAGCTGGATGAGGACTTGATTGATGCGCAGGAAACTCGCCGCATCCTCGACCGTTTGTACGGATATGAAGTCTCGCCCGTGCTGTGGAAGAAAGTCATGCCACGTCTATCCGCTGGTCGTGTGCAGTCGGTGGCAACCCGTGTCATCGTTGAGCGCGAGCGTGAGCGCATGGCTTTCGTGTCTGCGGAATACTGGGATTTGTCTGCGGATTTAGCAGCGAAGAATTCCGATGCATCGAATCCTGCGCCGTTTAAGGCACGCCTGAGCAGTGTTGATGGCCAGCGCGTTGCCCAGGGCCGTGATTTTGGTGATGACGGCAAGCTGACTACCAATGAAGTAGTCGTGCTGGATCAAAAGCGTGCACAGGCGCTTGCCGATGGCCTCGATAACGCTGCCATGCACGTTGCTTCTGTCGAGCACAAGCCTTATACCCGTAAGCCTTATGCACCGTTTATGACATCGACTCTGCAGCAGGAAGCCGGGCGGCGTCTGCACTTTACCTCTGAGCGCACCATGCGTATTGCGCAGCGACTGTACGAAAACGGTCACATTACCTATATGCGTACTGACTCGACCTCGCTGTCGCAGCAGGGGCTGACCGCAGCGCGTGATGCAGCGGTGTCGAACTTCGGCAAGGAATACGCGGCATCGAGCGCGCGTCGTTATGACCGCAAGGTGAAAAACTCGCAGGAAGCACACGAAGCGATTCGTCCTGCTGGTGAAACCTTTGCAACCCCTGGCCAGCTTTCTGGTCAGCTGGATGCTGAGGAATTTAAGCTTTATGAGCTGATTTGGAAGCGCACCGTGGCATCGCAGATGGAAGATGCCAAGGGCCAGTCGATGAAGTTGACCGTTGCAGGTGAAGCATCGACAGGCGAGAGCGTGGAGTTTTCTGCAACTGGTCGAACCATCACCTTCCCAGGCTTTTTGAAGGCCTATGAGGATCAAGCTTCGGCGAAAAACGAAGACGAAAATCGTTTGCCGCAGCTTGAGCAAGGCGATGACCTCGACGTTGCCGAAGTTACTGTTGACGGGCACTCGACCAATCCACCGGCGCGCTATACCGAAGCCAGCTTGGTCAAGAAGATGGAAGACCTAGGCATTGGCCGTCCTTCCACTTATGCTTCGATCATCAAGACCATCCAAGACCGCGGCTATGTGGTCTCGCGTGGCAATGCCCTGGTGCCAAGCTGGGTTGCATTTGCCGTGGTGGGGCTTTTGGAGTCGCACTTTACGGAATTGGTGGACTTTGATTTCACCTCTTCGATGGAAGATGAGCTGGATGCGATTGCCTCCGGTAATGAGGACCGCACTCGCTGGCTCAACGGCTTCTACTTCGGCGATGCTGAGAAGGGCGCCGAAGACGCAGACATCAAGGCAGCGTCAATTGCACGTCACGGTGGGCTGAAATCGCTTGTCGATGTCAATCTGGAAAACATCGATGCCCGCAAGGTCAACTCGATCCGTCTGTATACCGATGCCGAAGGCCGCGATGTATTTGTGCGCGTCGGCCGCTACGGTCCTTACATCGAGCGCCAAGTCGGAGTTAACGCAGAAGGCGAGCCGGAATACCAGCGCGCGAACCTATCTGAGACCACCACGCCAGATGAGCTTAACGAGCAACTCGCGGAGAAACTTTTTGCAACCCCACAAGGTGGCCGTGAACTGGGCGAAAACCCAGCCAATGGGCGCACCATCGTGGCGAAAGAAGGCCGTTTTGGTCCCTACGTGACCGAAATCGTGCGCGACGATGAGCGTGCGAAGGCTGAAGCTGAAGCCGAGAAGGTCGTTGCCGAAGAACGCGCTGCGGAAGACAAGCAGCGTAAAGAAGACGGCATGCGGGCGAAGAATTGGGAGACCAAGACAGCCGCCAAGCAAAAGGAAAAGCGCATCAACGAATACGTTGATGAAAAGCTCAAGCCTGGTACTGCCTCGTTGTTTAGCTCCATGGAGCCTTCGCAAGTGACCTTAGAAGATGCTTTGCAGCTGTTGTCCTTGCCGCGTGAAGTTGGCGTGGATCCTGCAGATAATGAGGTCATCACGGCACAAAATGGTCGCTATGGCCCGTACCTCAAGAAGGGTACGGACTCGCGTTCTTTGGCGAATGAAGAACAGATCTTCACCATCACCTTGGATGAAGCGCGCCGTATTTATGCTGAGCCGAAGCGTCGCGGACGCCAGGCTGCGCAGCCACCGCTGAAGCAGCTCGGTGACAATGACGTCTCGGGTAAGCCAATGTCGGTCAAAGATGGTCGCTTTGGTCCTTATGTGACCGATGGCACCACCAATGCCTCGCTGCGCAAGGGCGATTCGCCAGAGACTTTGACGGATCAGCGCGCCAATGAGTTGTTGTCTGAACGTCGTGCGAAGCAAGCTGCCGATGGCGGTGGTGCAACTAAGAAGACCACCAAGAAGACGGCCGCGAAAAAGACCACGGCTAAGAAGTCCGCGGCGAAGAAGTCCATGGCGAAGAAGTCCACGGCGAAGAAAACTGCTGCTAAGAAGCCTTCGCCGGGAACGAAGAATGTGGTCAAAGCGGGTTCGCGCCGGAAGTAG
- a CDS encoding DUF418 domain-containing protein, translated as MAQDDTQPPRPRATSAGTARMVVPDVARGLALLGIAVANLPTAWLTPSAPHSEFLGSVNTVWDQILAVLTTLFAHNRGLTLFTTMLGFGVGLIAMSLWRKQFPASRARAVLLRRYFFLAVFGAVHLLLLFYGDIMFYYGLSGMLIAALLTMRDKILAIISYSLLGIVLVAGLSYLIWALIAMPDIANTLGGGAGNTELHSIGEFLAFNGLYFLLNLTGYPGYVIMYVPIMLIGFTWARRGVLADVRAHRKELWAWAIVGGLIILGIGLPWGLSVIGVLPEALAGNFVIANSMLGTLTGPALLAMFALALQPIQDRVNQGHTPPVWLQVPIALGKRSMSGYVFQSIAFIIICYPFAFAYAPDSVTAQTALAFGVWAVSLLLAWVLEKANKRGPFEAVHRRLSYGPTMQPELYSAKQRRELEASE; from the coding sequence ATGGCTCAAGATGACACTCAACCCCCGAGACCGCGAGCAACTAGTGCAGGCACCGCCCGCATGGTGGTGCCCGATGTTGCCCGTGGCCTAGCGCTGCTGGGCATCGCCGTGGCTAATCTTCCTACGGCATGGTTGACACCTAGTGCGCCGCATTCGGAGTTCTTAGGTTCAGTCAACACGGTCTGGGATCAAATCTTGGCGGTATTGACTACCCTATTCGCCCACAACCGCGGCCTGACGCTGTTTACCACCATGCTGGGCTTTGGCGTCGGGTTGATTGCCATGAGTTTGTGGCGCAAACAATTTCCTGCCAGTCGCGCTCGCGCGGTATTGCTGCGGCGCTATTTCTTCCTCGCCGTATTTGGTGCAGTTCACCTGCTTTTGCTCTTTTACGGCGACATCATGTTTTACTACGGGCTCTCCGGCATGCTCATCGCGGCGCTATTGACCATGCGCGATAAAATTCTCGCGATTATTTCCTATAGTCTTTTGGGAATCGTGCTGGTGGCGGGTCTTAGCTACTTGATATGGGCGCTAATCGCCATGCCAGATATAGCCAACACGCTCGGTGGCGGAGCCGGTAATACGGAGCTTCACAGCATCGGAGAGTTCTTGGCCTTTAACGGGCTTTACTTCCTGTTGAACCTGACAGGCTACCCAGGCTACGTGATTATGTATGTGCCGATTATGCTCATCGGGTTTACGTGGGCGCGGCGCGGAGTGCTTGCCGATGTCCGCGCGCACCGGAAAGAACTGTGGGCTTGGGCGATTGTCGGCGGGCTTATTATCCTCGGTATCGGTTTACCGTGGGGTCTTTCAGTCATTGGCGTATTGCCCGAAGCTCTCGCCGGAAACTTCGTCATTGCGAACTCAATGCTGGGTACGCTGACAGGCCCTGCGCTGTTAGCGATGTTTGCGCTAGCCCTTCAACCCATCCAGGACCGCGTCAACCAAGGTCATACCCCACCGGTGTGGCTGCAGGTTCCTATCGCCCTGGGTAAGCGTTCCATGAGTGGTTATGTCTTCCAGTCCATCGCCTTTATCATCATCTGCTACCCGTTTGCTTTTGCTTATGCACCAGATAGCGTCACCGCCCAGACAGCGTTGGCCTTTGGCGTCTGGGCAGTGTCCTTACTGCTGGCGTGGGTACTGGAAAAGGCCAACAAACGCGGGCCATTTGAAGCCGTGCACCGCCGCTTGTCTTATGGCCCCACGATGCAGCCAGAGCTCTACAGCGCGAAACAGCGCCGCGAATTGGAGGCTTCAGAGTAA
- a CDS encoding adenylate/guanylate cyclase domain-containing protein, with the protein MSRVMRGLFWLMSTSWPIYAAIVLGTNIVGAVAIMTFVVYFLPMPEIREFTTNFDNLLGLGFAFVIFAVIVGMAATILLFRPVWDWQRNPDNHDPNMVRNLVMRIPIYQAAVAALVWLIGIGITVAITSASDATLGLVVAVASILAGMVVVLITYLQAERMVRPVAATALARRFEDSTLEPPIKQRLYLSWIMSTGVPLLGIVLVFLAQVAGIFTDDANAILPAVVALTLTALGTGAMATAYSTMSVVDPIYELQDAINRVRRGERHVEVDIYDGSELGVLQAGFNEMMRGLHERQRLRDLFGRYVGDEVAQRAMDERPELGGEDRKVAVLFIDVIGSTTFAVNNTPERVVEELNNFFEHVVEVVHRNKGIINKFQGDAALAIFGAPLNVYDSTSLALQAARELRHELRDMELQAGIGVAAGHVVAGHIGGLDRFEYTVIGDAVNEAARLTELAKDTPGRVLTNASTLKNANETEQARWTFMKSIELRGRRRMTQLARPIRATLADRAEL; encoded by the coding sequence ATGAGCAGAGTCATGCGCGGTCTTTTTTGGTTGATGAGCACTTCCTGGCCCATCTATGCCGCGATCGTGTTGGGCACCAATATTGTTGGCGCCGTTGCAATTATGACCTTTGTGGTTTATTTCCTACCCATGCCCGAAATTCGTGAATTCACCACGAACTTCGACAATCTCTTGGGGCTAGGTTTCGCCTTCGTTATCTTCGCGGTCATCGTCGGCATGGCAGCTACGATATTGCTCTTCCGCCCCGTGTGGGATTGGCAGCGCAATCCGGATAACCATGACCCGAATATGGTGCGCAACCTGGTTATGCGCATTCCTATTTACCAAGCAGCGGTTGCCGCACTGGTGTGGCTCATTGGAATCGGTATCACCGTAGCGATTACTTCTGCTTCCGATGCCACACTTGGATTAGTAGTAGCTGTTGCCTCGATCCTGGCTGGAATGGTCGTCGTCCTCATTACCTACTTGCAGGCAGAACGCATGGTTCGCCCTGTTGCCGCTACTGCTTTGGCGCGCCGCTTTGAGGACTCCACCCTAGAACCGCCAATTAAGCAGCGTCTGTATCTTTCGTGGATTATGTCCACCGGTGTGCCGCTGCTGGGTATTGTCTTAGTATTTTTGGCGCAAGTTGCCGGCATCTTTACAGACGATGCCAATGCCATCTTGCCGGCGGTCGTCGCGTTGACGCTCACTGCCCTTGGCACCGGCGCTATGGCCACGGCCTATTCCACCATGAGCGTGGTGGATCCAATTTACGAGCTCCAAGATGCCATCAACCGTGTGCGTCGCGGTGAACGCCACGTAGAAGTCGATATCTACGATGGCTCCGAGCTGGGTGTATTGCAGGCCGGCTTCAATGAAATGATGCGCGGTTTGCATGAGCGCCAGCGCCTACGGGATCTTTTCGGCCGCTACGTCGGTGATGAAGTTGCGCAGCGCGCGATGGATGAGCGCCCCGAGCTCGGCGGCGAAGACCGGAAGGTAGCAGTGCTCTTTATTGACGTCATTGGCTCCACCACGTTTGCGGTCAACAACACCCCGGAACGCGTTGTGGAAGAGCTCAATAACTTCTTTGAGCACGTTGTAGAAGTAGTTCACCGCAACAAGGGCATCATCAATAAATTCCAGGGCGATGCTGCGCTGGCCATTTTTGGTGCTCCTTTGAATGTCTACGATTCCACGTCGCTAGCTTTGCAAGCTGCACGCGAACTGCGCCACGAATTGCGCGATATGGAACTCCAAGCCGGTATCGGCGTGGCAGCAGGGCACGTGGTTGCCGGCCACATCGGCGGGCTAGATCGCTTTGAGTACACCGTCATCGGCGACGCCGTCAACGAAGCCGCACGTCTGACTGAGCTCGCAAAAGATACACCTGGACGCGTGCTGACTAATGCTTCCACGTTAAAAAATGCGAATGAGACTGAACAGGCTCGCTGGACGTTCATGAAGTCTATTGAGCTGCGCGGACGCCGCCGCATGACGCAACTCGCGCGCCCGATCCGCGCAACTTTGGCCGACCGCGCAGAATTATAG
- a CDS encoding DNA polymerase III subunit delta': MGEVTEISLTSGSVAQRLADRPAVQEAILQAARAARGLPGADPRAMSHSWLFTGPPGSGRSNAALAFAAALMCTNVDTNGPEAELGCGQCDGCRSVLETQSHPDLKFWTPQGLTIKVEEVRGVIKDAIALPTHAKFRVIIFDNADRLTAGASNALLKTVEEPSAQTVIIMCAPSADPQDFSQTLRSRCRHLYIPSPSVEYIVEQLVSEGASPNDAHLAALTSLRHVGRARRLVTNPDAQKRRAMAINLAEDVFHGSQAFQSAQALIKLVNDEAKSDGAEREEKEVSNLEVAYGAGGKGKGTGRENRDLKSAVKRLQDQHKLQQTRRQRDYLDLVLIDLAGIYRDALMRKVGADVELTHPDFEGLADELAARVSEEGLLACQNAISKCREQMGHNVTQQIAFDGLIGRLRLACKTR; this comes from the coding sequence ATGGGTGAGGTGACTGAGATTTCTTTAACAAGCGGTTCTGTTGCGCAGCGTTTAGCAGATCGCCCGGCAGTGCAAGAGGCCATTTTGCAGGCCGCGCGCGCCGCCCGAGGGCTGCCAGGTGCAGATCCGCGCGCAATGAGCCACTCCTGGCTGTTTACAGGCCCACCGGGCTCAGGGCGTTCCAATGCGGCGCTGGCTTTTGCCGCAGCATTGATGTGCACCAATGTGGACACCAACGGTCCCGAAGCAGAGCTGGGGTGTGGGCAATGCGATGGGTGCCGCTCAGTTTTAGAGACCCAATCTCATCCGGATCTGAAATTTTGGACCCCGCAGGGGCTGACCATCAAGGTTGAGGAAGTCCGTGGGGTTATCAAAGACGCGATTGCGCTGCCTACCCACGCGAAGTTTCGCGTGATTATCTTCGATAACGCAGATCGCCTAACCGCTGGTGCATCGAATGCTTTGCTAAAGACAGTGGAGGAGCCTTCGGCGCAGACCGTCATCATTATGTGTGCACCTTCAGCAGATCCGCAGGATTTCTCCCAAACCTTGCGTTCACGCTGCCGGCATTTATATATCCCTTCGCCGTCGGTCGAATACATCGTGGAGCAATTAGTGTCGGAGGGAGCATCGCCTAACGATGCCCACCTCGCCGCACTTACTTCTCTTCGCCACGTGGGTCGCGCACGCCGATTAGTGACCAACCCAGATGCGCAAAAACGCCGCGCGATGGCGATTAATCTAGCCGAAGATGTCTTTCACGGCTCCCAAGCTTTCCAATCTGCTCAGGCGCTCATCAAGCTGGTTAATGACGAAGCTAAGTCAGACGGTGCAGAGCGGGAAGAAAAGGAAGTTTCCAACTTGGAAGTCGCCTATGGCGCCGGCGGAAAAGGCAAAGGCACCGGGCGTGAAAACCGCGACCTAAAATCTGCGGTTAAGCGATTGCAAGACCAACACAAATTGCAGCAAACCCGCCGCCAGCGTGACTATCTGGACTTAGTGCTCATTGACCTGGCTGGTATTTACCGCGATGCCCTCATGCGCAAAGTTGGAGCCGACGTGGAGCTCACGCATCCAGATTTCGAGGGACTAGCTGATGAGCTTGCCGCCCGCGTGAGCGAAGAAGGACTGTTAGCTTGCCAGAACGCGATTTCGAAGTGTCGCGAGCAAATGGGCCACAACGTCACCCAGCAAATTGCCTTCGATGGACTCATCGGAAGACTGCGTCTAGCTTGTAAAACGCGCTGA
- a CDS encoding AMP-binding protein, which yields MALNVSALFTPKGIQELMFQAKGVAELVPALVNSGIIGAHGLKATAVLPANLARYRLTTARELEQGYATCPERIALIDDTGAISYRQLRNDSQTLAKYLLTLGLDEIRMGVMARNGRGIVTPMAAKGYAGASIYLLNVSSSKEQLAGSIKECGINVLVIDDEFAGRMPTEILDDIPVIIGFDTATQGTGNEPYEVIEHNYPLMKDIVAHPELLRDIKLPLFPHHGMIVLMSSGTTGIPKGIMRNEPVFPVVVATLMGTIPWRADQKVQITASMFHTWGWAAVNLGLGARNTIVTHRLFNPETVLDDIERYELEGMVSSPVFYKEMIQADPEKKYDTSTLGFIASAGNAVSPQLVKDVHERFGPILCNAYGSTELALASAATAEQVAQDPTTAGKIASGTKLRILGKDGKEKPRGEIGEIFLFNETALIGYTNPDKQVKKNEGLVSIGDLGFIDEDNHLHVVGRADDMIIVGGENVHPQSVIEVLEEMPGIKDVHAQGVEDEDTFARVAVWVVRNGDEAGQSLTDESIRDFVRDNLADHSVPRDVHFRDELPRNPTGKVVPRML from the coding sequence ATGGCACTAAACGTTTCAGCACTATTTACCCCCAAGGGAATCCAGGAGTTAATGTTCCAGGCCAAAGGGGTTGCTGAGCTCGTCCCAGCATTGGTGAATTCCGGCATCATTGGTGCGCACGGCCTTAAAGCAACAGCCGTGCTTCCCGCAAACCTGGCGCGCTACCGCCTGACCACCGCACGTGAGCTCGAACAGGGCTACGCTACTTGCCCCGAACGCATTGCTCTTATCGATGACACCGGGGCAATTTCATACCGTCAGCTTCGCAATGACTCCCAAACTTTAGCTAAATACCTTCTAACGCTGGGTCTTGATGAGATTCGCATGGGCGTCATGGCGCGTAACGGCCGCGGAATTGTCACCCCGATGGCGGCTAAAGGCTACGCCGGTGCCTCTATTTATCTACTCAATGTCAGCTCCTCGAAGGAACAGCTCGCTGGATCTATTAAGGAATGCGGCATCAACGTTCTTGTCATCGATGATGAGTTTGCTGGACGCATGCCGACCGAGATTTTGGATGACATTCCCGTCATCATTGGTTTCGATACCGCTACCCAAGGCACCGGGAATGAGCCTTACGAGGTTATTGAACACAACTATCCTTTGATGAAGGATATCGTGGCGCACCCTGAACTACTTCGCGATATCAAGCTGCCGCTCTTTCCCCATCATGGAATGATCGTGTTGATGTCTTCGGGCACCACCGGAATTCCTAAGGGCATCATGCGCAACGAGCCGGTCTTCCCCGTCGTGGTCGCAACTCTTATGGGCACCATCCCGTGGCGCGCGGACCAAAAGGTTCAAATCACCGCCTCGATGTTCCACACCTGGGGTTGGGCCGCTGTAAACCTTGGCCTTGGTGCGCGTAATACTATTGTCACCCATCGCCTGTTTAACCCAGAGACCGTGCTCGATGATATTGAGCGTTATGAACTCGAAGGCATGGTTTCTTCTCCTGTGTTCTACAAAGAGATGATCCAAGCAGATCCGGAGAAGAAGTACGACACTTCTACTTTGGGCTTCATCGCTTCTGCCGGCAACGCCGTGTCCCCGCAGCTGGTCAAAGATGTGCACGAGCGCTTCGGGCCAATCCTGTGCAACGCCTATGGTTCTACCGAACTCGCATTGGCATCTGCTGCGACCGCTGAGCAGGTCGCCCAAGATCCCACCACCGCCGGCAAGATTGCCTCCGGTACCAAGCTGCGCATCTTAGGCAAAGACGGCAAAGAAAAGCCACGCGGTGAAATCGGTGAGATTTTCCTCTTCAACGAGACTGCTCTGATTGGTTACACGAACCCGGATAAGCAGGTAAAAAAGAATGAAGGCTTAGTATCCATCGGTGACCTTGGATTTATCGATGAAGATAACCACTTGCACGTGGTTGGCCGCGCCGACGACATGATCATCGTCGGTGGCGAAAACGTTCACCCACAATCTGTCATTGAAGTCTTGGAAGAAATGCCCGGCATCAAAGATGTTCACGCCCAAGGCGTTGAAGACGAAGACACCTTCGCCCGCGTCGCCGTGTGGGTAGTACGTAATGGGGATGAGGCTGGCCAGTCGCTTACCGATGAATCCATCCGCGACTTCGTCCGCGACAACCTTGCCGATCACTCGGTTCCCCGCGACGTGCACTTCCGCGATGAACTTCCACGCAACCCCACCGGCAAAGTCGTACCGCGCATGCTCTAG